One stretch of Nocardia fluminea DNA includes these proteins:
- a CDS encoding oxidoreductase, whose amino-acid sequence MIESRPVALVTGASSGIGRSAALALANEGFQVIGTGRDTANLTAPAGVSFLDLDVTSDESVAELVAGVIARYGRIDVLVNNAGIGAAGGAEEISAEQARKLFDINVFGVMRTTNAVLPHLRARGSGRIVNISSVVGIMPQPYMAAYAASKYAVEGYTESLDHEIREFGLRALLVEPAWTNTAFDANSVRPDQPLDIYAGHRQVFEEYMAESVKAGDDPALVAEAIVAAATDTKPKLRYPVGRTGSVSIMRRIVPTRIFDRQLRKINRLPA is encoded by the coding sequence ATGATCGAATCACGCCCCGTAGCCCTGGTCACCGGCGCATCCTCCGGCATCGGAAGATCCGCCGCCCTCGCTCTGGCGAACGAGGGATTCCAGGTGATCGGAACCGGCCGCGACACCGCGAACCTCACCGCACCCGCCGGGGTGAGCTTCCTCGACCTCGATGTCACCAGCGACGAATCGGTCGCCGAGCTCGTCGCGGGGGTGATCGCGCGGTACGGTCGAATCGACGTGCTGGTCAACAACGCCGGGATCGGCGCGGCAGGCGGGGCCGAGGAAATCTCCGCGGAGCAGGCGCGAAAGCTCTTCGATATCAACGTCTTCGGTGTCATGCGGACGACCAACGCGGTGCTGCCGCACTTGCGCGCCCGAGGCAGCGGACGCATCGTCAACATCTCCTCTGTCGTCGGAATCATGCCGCAGCCGTACATGGCCGCCTACGCCGCCTCCAAGTACGCGGTCGAGGGCTACACCGAATCCCTCGACCACGAGATCCGCGAATTCGGCCTGCGCGCGCTGCTCGTCGAACCGGCGTGGACAAATACGGCATTCGATGCCAACAGCGTTCGGCCCGACCAGCCTTTGGACATCTACGCCGGGCATCGCCAGGTCTTCGAGGAGTACATGGCCGAGTCGGTCAAGGCGGGCGACGACCCTGCACTCGTCGCCGAAGCAATCGTCGCCGCGGCCACCGACACCAAGCCGAAACTGCGCTACCCCGTCGGCCGAACCGGCAGCGTCAGCATCATGCGTCGCATCGTCCCCACCCGCATCTTCGACCGGCAACTGCGCAAGATCAACCGCCTCCCCGCCTGA
- a CDS encoding TetR/AcrR family transcriptional regulator, producing MTETAPRVAPVSAGSTRDRLLDAAARLFYEQGVHIGIDALCKAAGVSKRSMYKLFDSKDELVAASLERIAPDYQLALLPGVDDNRSPRERILHVFERLEYLEPAQEFRGCPFVAAAVQLKSPQHPASLIARRLKDGLTSFFQAEAERGGARDAVQLARQLTLVFDGASARSVVQAHGLDGLAVETATTLLDAAGVEGGGGLPDGR from the coding sequence ATGACCGAGACGGCGCCGCGCGTGGCACCCGTGAGTGCAGGTTCCACCAGGGACCGATTGCTCGACGCGGCCGCCCGGCTGTTCTACGAACAGGGCGTCCACATCGGTATCGACGCCTTGTGCAAGGCGGCCGGTGTTTCCAAGCGCTCGATGTACAAGCTGTTCGACAGCAAGGACGAGCTGGTCGCGGCGAGCCTGGAACGCATCGCCCCGGACTATCAGCTCGCTCTGCTACCGGGCGTGGACGACAACCGCTCGCCACGCGAGCGGATCCTGCACGTTTTCGAACGGCTGGAATACCTGGAACCCGCCCAGGAATTTCGCGGCTGCCCCTTTGTCGCGGCCGCGGTGCAACTCAAGTCGCCGCAACATCCGGCGAGTCTGATCGCCCGACGGCTGAAGGACGGGCTCACCTCCTTCTTTCAGGCCGAAGCCGAGCGCGGCGGTGCGCGCGACGCCGTCCAGCTCGCGCGCCAGCTGACTCTCGTCTTCGACGGGGCGAGTGCTCGTTCGGTCGTGCAGGCACACGGTCTCGACGGCCTCGCTGTCGAGACCGCGACCACTCTGCTCGACGCCGCCGGCGTCGAAGGCGGTGGTGGGCTGCCTGATGGACGCTGA
- a CDS encoding cellulase family glycosylhydrolase — MARTTGRLRHRKARTLRRWGLILIAALLVSAEARVVAAPSAGAVAQLHREGRWLVDQFGRVVIVHGVNLVWKRAPYVPPDTAEGFTAADAAWLAEHGFNGARIGTLWAGVTPAAPGVVDPTYLERWDRVVGQLAANQIWTQFDFHQDQWNETYGGEGAPHWALQRPAPFDSLPPITPEFPWGYWTPEQAVLWDNFWADRDGVQDGWVAALRAVARRWRDQPYSMGYDVINEPWAGTEYADCAVTGCAEHYRTELQPAMERARAAIRQVDPTGLIWYEPQQLASGRDIPTFYEPVEDEQIGYSWHNYCPQIFLQSQGLPLTDIEACADYSHEAHRRALQQSDRMGAVGMMSEFGATDNVRALAIDTGAADRNFSSWMHWAYKTWNDPTTADTNQGLFVSDGDLASAKPDKLRVLVRTYPQATAGIPRALSFDSATGDFHYAYDPRPASDAPTEIFVSPLHYPNGAQITVDGGSATSPGRGNRIRITANGSGPVSVRIHDRVPAG, encoded by the coding sequence ATGGCTCGGACAACTGGCCGACTACGGCACCGGAAAGCCCGCACGCTGCGACGCTGGGGCTTGATTCTGATCGCGGCACTGCTGGTCTCGGCCGAAGCGCGTGTGGTTGCGGCGCCGAGCGCGGGCGCTGTCGCGCAACTGCACAGAGAAGGCCGCTGGCTCGTCGATCAGTTCGGTCGGGTGGTGATCGTGCACGGTGTCAATCTGGTCTGGAAACGCGCTCCGTACGTGCCCCCGGACACCGCCGAGGGCTTCACCGCCGCCGACGCCGCGTGGCTGGCCGAACACGGGTTCAACGGAGCGCGAATCGGAACACTGTGGGCGGGCGTCACTCCCGCCGCGCCCGGTGTGGTCGACCCGACCTATCTCGAGCGCTGGGATCGCGTAGTCGGGCAGCTGGCCGCGAACCAGATCTGGACCCAGTTCGATTTCCATCAGGATCAGTGGAACGAGACCTACGGCGGTGAAGGCGCTCCCCACTGGGCGCTGCAACGTCCCGCGCCGTTCGATTCACTGCCGCCGATCACGCCCGAATTCCCTTGGGGTTATTGGACTCCCGAGCAAGCCGTGCTCTGGGACAACTTCTGGGCTGATCGCGACGGCGTCCAGGACGGCTGGGTCGCCGCCCTGCGAGCGGTGGCTCGGCGCTGGCGGGACCAGCCGTATTCGATGGGCTACGACGTGATCAACGAGCCATGGGCCGGAACCGAATACGCCGACTGTGCTGTCACCGGGTGCGCGGAGCACTACCGCACCGAACTGCAACCGGCGATGGAACGTGCCCGCGCCGCGATCAGGCAGGTCGACCCGACCGGGCTGATCTGGTACGAGCCACAGCAACTCGCGAGCGGCCGCGACATCCCGACCTTCTACGAACCGGTCGAGGACGAACAGATCGGCTACTCCTGGCACAACTATTGCCCACAGATCTTCCTGCAGTCACAGGGCCTGCCCCTCACCGACATCGAGGCATGCGCCGACTACAGCCACGAAGCCCACCGACGCGCCCTCCAGCAGAGCGACCGGATGGGCGCGGTCGGGATGATGAGCGAATTCGGCGCGACCGACAATGTTCGCGCCCTCGCCATCGACACCGGCGCGGCGGATCGGAACTTCAGCAGCTGGATGCACTGGGCCTACAAAACCTGGAACGACCCGACCACCGCGGACACCAACCAGGGGCTGTTCGTCTCCGACGGGGACCTCGCCTCGGCCAAGCCGGACAAACTACGCGTTCTCGTGCGCACCTATCCCCAAGCCACCGCCGGGATTCCGCGTGCGCTGTCCTTCGACTCGGCGACAGGAGACTTCCACTACGCCTACGACCCCCGGCCCGCATCGGATGCTCCGACCGAGATCTTCGTCAGCCCACTGCACTACCCGAACGGCGCGCAGATCACTGTTGATGGCGGCAGCGCAACGTCTCCGGGACGCGGCAATCGAATTCGGATCACCGCGAATGGTTCAGGTCCGGTCTCGGTGCGAATCCACGATCGGGTCCCGGCGGGATGA
- a CDS encoding flavin-containing monooxygenase: protein MYQPRTAVIGAGISGLTAGKMLNDYGIPYTCFESSDRVGGNWAFGNPNGHSSAYRSLHIDTSKHQLSFRDFPMPEHYPDFPHHTQIKQYLDDYSAAFGLTEHIEFENGIEHARRLPGGGWELRTQRTGTRYFDLLVVANGHHWDPRYPDFPGEFAGTALHAHHYIDLRTPMDFSNQRILVVGLGNSAADIAVELSSKALGNTLSLSTRSGAWIVPKYIAGRPADKYFRTSPHIPYSWQRKIAQWGQPLISGRPESYGLPTPNHKFFEAHPTQSVELPLRLGSGDVIPKPDIARFDGHTVHFTDGTYDDFDIVIYATGYNITFPFFDPEFLSAPGNRIDLYKRMFVPGIDDLVFAGFAQSTPTLFPFVESQARLVGAYAVGRYRLPDPQRMREVTAADQQRYTGHMLDSPRHTQQVDYFLYEHDMRTRELPAGAERARVHGPTSWAQVADTDKTTVGAPR from the coding sequence ATGTATCAACCGCGCACGGCGGTCATCGGCGCCGGTATCAGCGGCCTCACCGCGGGAAAGATGCTCAACGACTACGGCATTCCCTATACCTGCTTCGAGTCCTCGGACAGGGTGGGCGGCAATTGGGCCTTCGGCAATCCGAACGGCCACAGCAGCGCCTACCGGTCGCTGCACATCGACACCTCCAAACACCAGCTGTCGTTCCGCGATTTCCCTATGCCCGAGCACTATCCGGACTTCCCGCACCACACCCAGATCAAGCAGTACCTCGACGACTACAGCGCCGCTTTCGGGCTGACCGAGCACATCGAGTTCGAGAACGGCATCGAACACGCGCGCCGCCTGCCCGGCGGCGGCTGGGAACTGAGGACCCAGCGCACCGGGACGCGCTACTTCGATCTGCTCGTCGTCGCGAACGGACACCACTGGGACCCGCGCTACCCCGACTTTCCCGGCGAGTTCGCCGGAACCGCGCTGCACGCGCACCACTACATCGACCTGCGTACCCCGATGGACTTCTCGAATCAGCGGATTCTCGTCGTCGGCCTCGGCAACAGCGCGGCCGATATCGCCGTGGAACTGTCGTCGAAAGCGCTGGGCAACACCCTGAGTCTGTCGACTCGTTCCGGCGCGTGGATCGTGCCCAAGTACATCGCGGGCCGGCCGGCGGACAAGTACTTCCGGACCAGCCCGCACATCCCGTACTCGTGGCAGCGCAAGATCGCGCAGTGGGGCCAGCCGCTCATCTCGGGACGCCCGGAAAGCTACGGCCTGCCGACGCCCAATCACAAGTTCTTCGAGGCGCATCCGACCCAATCGGTCGAACTCCCGTTACGCCTGGGATCCGGCGACGTGATCCCGAAGCCCGATATCGCGCGATTCGACGGGCACACGGTGCATTTCACCGACGGCACCTACGACGATTTCGACATCGTCATCTATGCCACCGGCTACAACATCACCTTCCCGTTCTTCGATCCGGAATTCCTCAGCGCACCCGGCAATCGCATCGATCTGTACAAGCGGATGTTCGTGCCGGGCATCGACGACCTGGTCTTCGCCGGATTCGCGCAGTCGACGCCCACCCTGTTCCCCTTCGTGGAATCCCAGGCGCGACTGGTCGGGGCGTACGCGGTCGGCCGGTACCGGCTGCCCGACCCGCAGCGGATGCGCGAGGTGACAGCCGCCGATCAGCAGCGCTACACCGGGCACATGCTCGACAGTCCCCGCCATACCCAGCAAGTCGACTATTTCCTGTACGAGCACGATATGCGGACACGAGAACTGCCGGCCGGAGCGGAACGGGCCCGGGTCCACGGACCGACGTCGTGGGCTCAGGTGGCCGACACCGATAAGACGACCGTAGGAGCCCCCCGATGA
- a CDS encoding esterase/lipase family protein yields MPRPAVLLAAVFAATAVLNTPVAAATILDDWACRPAVDHPHPVVLLHGTLNGAREWDQLTPDLTAQGYCVFALDYGYSALPILRSTGLGPLAESADQVAAFIDRVLTATGADKIDIVGQSQGGALAEYYAKNMGTPTGSASRSCSHRPRTERH; encoded by the coding sequence ATGCCCCGACCCGCCGTACTGCTCGCCGCGGTCTTCGCCGCCACGGCCGTCCTGAACACTCCCGTGGCCGCCGCGACGATCCTCGACGATTGGGCGTGCCGCCCGGCCGTAGACCACCCCCATCCGGTGGTGCTGCTGCACGGCACCCTGAACGGGGCCAGGGAGTGGGACCAGCTGACGCCGGATCTGACTGCCCAGGGCTACTGCGTTTTCGCGCTGGACTACGGGTACAGCGCGCTACCGATCCTTCGATCGACCGGGCTCGGGCCCCTGGCCGAATCGGCCGATCAGGTCGCGGCTTTCATCGATCGGGTGCTCACCGCCACCGGTGCCGACAAGATCGACATCGTCGGACAATCCCAGGGCGGCGCCCTCGCCGAGTACTACGCCAAGAACATGGGCACGCCGACCGGGTCGGCGTCGAGGTCCTGCTCGCACCGCCCACGCACGGAACGACATTGA
- a CDS encoding TetR/AcrR family transcriptional regulator, protein MPRLSRAESVLRTRAALLTAAEEVFADKGFAEATLDDIADRAGFSRGAVYANFANKTELFLALLDDWLQLEIDSRLRLHDPSYTPQQDIDALAGHGGNRFADSKRFLLLIEFRLYALRHPEVAQRLRDYDRASTDWFAAVIEEVAVASEIPLPAPVHQIALLVLALEHGIATLAHTDPERVPHEAFLDSLTLLNRALTALAQTDTPQDRKRLPEPE, encoded by the coding sequence TTGCCGAGACTCTCGCGCGCCGAAAGTGTGCTGCGGACCCGGGCCGCGTTGCTCACTGCCGCGGAGGAAGTGTTCGCGGACAAGGGATTCGCCGAAGCGACACTGGATGACATCGCCGATCGGGCGGGGTTCTCCCGCGGCGCGGTGTACGCGAATTTCGCGAACAAGACGGAGCTGTTCCTGGCGTTGCTCGACGACTGGCTGCAACTGGAGATCGACAGCAGGCTGCGCCTGCACGACCCCTCCTACACTCCACAGCAGGACATCGACGCCTTGGCGGGGCACGGCGGAAACCGATTCGCCGACAGCAAACGGTTCCTACTGCTCATCGAGTTCCGCCTTTACGCGCTGCGCCACCCCGAAGTCGCGCAACGCCTTCGCGACTACGACCGAGCCTCGACCGACTGGTTCGCCGCGGTCATCGAAGAGGTCGCCGTCGCGTCGGAGATACCGCTGCCCGCCCCCGTGCACCAGATCGCGCTACTGGTGCTCGCCCTGGAACACGGCATCGCCACTCTCGCGCATACCGATCCCGAACGGGTGCCACACGAGGCATTTTTGGATTCGCTGACGCTGCTCAACCGCGCATTGACCGCGTTGGCGCAGACCGACACACCGCAGGACAGGAAGCGGTTGCCCGAGCCGGAATAG
- a CDS encoding PucR family transcriptional regulator yields MHEDNRNDMHTLGPGAVVPTAGSLAVATEKPPDTDAARPRGSTATPVQGTDSLAEEIVRRFQHVVAERLALSDSAALHNDAALAISYLRIAAKILDGGPPTEHEVAQLESAAARWARDRVPIDVILHALHDGSRTAYKFVAGRSTIVTRADCVVIGARTAELLELMTTTVSMAYVRECRAMAGEHRSAVETFTHALLDGRATTAMARSCGLPITDRYHLLALSIPATSTTVDDSVDHRVASRRVIARIRSGLVGNGGRAVLSVLNRCGGTILIPTPALHSDQLEPLVEAVAEAADAVVTAVHREVAVDSIPEMVHTLHEMVDVANRLAEVLSAPPKTRLYEFDQLAAEYQLTRPGTVRESLARRLDPLMDHPLLLRTLTVFLLSDQNRQRAARKLFVHPNTIDHRLKRIAVVTGLDAARADGQWALRAALVARTFPLPPSPAAETRGADEHNHHRTATPW; encoded by the coding sequence ATGCACGAGGACAACCGCAACGACATGCACACGCTGGGGCCGGGCGCCGTGGTACCGACGGCAGGAAGCCTGGCCGTGGCGACCGAAAAGCCTCCGGATACAGATGCCGCTCGGCCGCGGGGATCCACCGCAACGCCGGTGCAGGGTACAGATTCTCTCGCCGAGGAGATAGTCCGGCGTTTCCAGCATGTCGTAGCCGAACGCCTCGCATTGTCCGATAGCGCGGCGCTACACAATGACGCCGCCTTGGCCATCAGCTACCTGCGGATCGCTGCCAAGATTCTCGACGGTGGCCCCCCGACCGAACACGAAGTCGCACAATTGGAATCGGCCGCAGCGCGATGGGCCCGCGACAGAGTGCCGATCGACGTGATCCTGCACGCCCTACACGACGGTTCCAGAACGGCCTACAAATTCGTCGCCGGCCGATCCACGATAGTGACACGCGCCGACTGTGTGGTCATCGGAGCGCGCACCGCCGAACTGCTCGAGTTGATGACCACCACGGTGAGCATGGCGTACGTGCGGGAATGCCGCGCGATGGCGGGTGAACACCGCAGTGCGGTAGAGACTTTCACCCATGCCCTGCTCGACGGCCGTGCGACGACCGCGATGGCGCGCAGTTGCGGTCTACCGATCACCGACCGGTACCACCTGCTGGCATTGTCCATACCGGCCACATCCACGACCGTCGACGACTCCGTCGATCACCGAGTCGCCTCCCGGCGTGTGATCGCGCGAATTCGATCCGGACTCGTCGGCAACGGCGGAAGAGCTGTGCTGTCGGTACTGAACCGCTGCGGCGGCACGATCCTGATACCTACCCCCGCACTGCACTCGGATCAGCTGGAACCGCTCGTCGAGGCTGTCGCCGAAGCCGCCGACGCAGTCGTCACCGCGGTACATCGGGAAGTGGCCGTCGACTCGATCCCCGAGATGGTGCACACCTTGCACGAGATGGTCGACGTGGCCAACCGGCTGGCCGAGGTATTGTCGGCCCCGCCGAAGACGCGGCTCTACGAATTCGACCAGCTCGCCGCCGAATATCAGCTCACCCGACCAGGAACGGTCAGGGAATCTCTCGCTCGCAGGCTGGACCCTTTGATGGACCACCCGCTTCTGCTGAGAACGCTCACAGTTTTTCTGCTCAGCGATCAGAATCGCCAACGCGCGGCACGAAAGCTGTTCGTTCATCCGAACACCATCGATCATCGGCTCAAACGCATCGCCGTCGTCACTGGACTCGACGCAGCGCGCGCCGACGGTCAATGGGCACTGCGTGCCGCGCTGGTAGCGCGCACATTCCCACTGCCGCCCAGTCCGGCCGCTGAGACTCGGGGTGCCGACGAACACAACCATCACCGCACGGCAACGCCCTGGTGA
- a CDS encoding DUF6764 family protein, giving the protein MSNFTARRAAALLVGAGAVSLSTLIGGQAANAAPTAACPAPGASTAQAGEGGSTCAAESEDMGAAAAYGVDGNAAADAAPTSLSLAIAANGGEASSASQYLSGPAAIAVGPGATAVVTGVRPGLSIGIAGPGATVNVTGTSTPTCTGGPGFAGDFQTLQGCVSMR; this is encoded by the coding sequence ATGTCGAACTTCACTGCTAGGCGCGCCGCGGCCCTGTTGGTAGGCGCGGGTGCGGTATCACTGTCAACGCTGATCGGGGGGCAGGCAGCGAATGCCGCGCCCACCGCGGCTTGTCCAGCTCCTGGCGCTTCCACCGCGCAGGCAGGCGAAGGGGGCTCCACCTGCGCCGCGGAAAGCGAGGACATGGGGGCGGCCGCCGCGTACGGAGTCGACGGCAACGCCGCCGCCGATGCCGCGCCGACCAGCCTGTCGCTGGCGATCGCAGCGAACGGTGGCGAGGCGTCATCGGCGTCGCAGTACCTGTCCGGACCGGCCGCGATCGCGGTGGGACCGGGCGCTACCGCAGTCGTCACGGGAGTGCGGCCGGGACTGTCCATCGGCATCGCCGGGCCCGGCGCGACGGTGAACGTCACCGGAACCTCGACTCCCACCTGCACGGGCGGACCCGGATTCGCGGGAGATTTCCAGACACTGCAGGGATGTGTGTCGATGCGCTGA
- a CDS encoding SDR family oxidoreductase, whose translation MTSIKDSVALVTGGSRGIGKALVEELYARGAAKVYATARDPRTITHPDAIPLALELTDPDAAAALAEQAPDVTILLNNAGAALGSSFLDSPIADIRREFDITFFGPLHVTRALAPVLRNNGGGHILTIHSALSWIAVPGTDAYGASKAALWSQTNALRLALRPNGIRVTGLHVGYVDTDLTAGMDIVKTSPQSVAAQAIDGIEADALEVIADDPTRQIKAGLAADPAVLYPQDAASSH comes from the coding sequence ATGACCAGCATCAAAGATTCGGTAGCACTCGTCACCGGCGGCAGTCGCGGCATCGGCAAGGCGCTGGTGGAGGAGCTCTACGCGCGCGGCGCGGCCAAGGTGTACGCCACCGCCCGTGATCCACGGACCATCACTCACCCGGACGCGATCCCGCTCGCACTCGAGCTCACCGACCCGGACGCGGCGGCGGCGCTGGCCGAACAGGCTCCGGATGTGACGATCCTGCTCAACAATGCCGGGGCGGCGCTCGGCTCCTCATTCCTCGACTCGCCGATCGCCGACATTCGACGCGAATTCGACATCACCTTCTTCGGGCCACTGCATGTCACCCGCGCGCTCGCACCTGTCCTTCGCAACAATGGCGGCGGGCATATTCTCACCATCCACTCGGCGTTGTCATGGATCGCGGTCCCGGGGACCGACGCCTACGGCGCATCCAAGGCGGCGCTGTGGTCACAGACCAACGCTCTGCGACTCGCGCTGCGGCCGAACGGAATACGCGTGACCGGGCTCCATGTCGGCTATGTCGACACCGATCTCACCGCGGGAATGGACATCGTCAAGACGTCTCCACAGAGCGTCGCCGCACAGGCCATCGACGGCATCGAGGCCGATGCACTGGAGGTCATCGCCGACGACCCGACCCGGCAGATCAAGGCCGGGCTCGCCGCCGACCCGGCGGTCCTCTACCCCCAGGACGCCGCGAGCAGCCACTAG
- a CDS encoding TetR/AcrR family transcriptional regulator, whose product MTEAATATVVDRLLHAAQKLLAANGIRATTVSEVAEEAGVSRAWLYRHFPDKTTLLGAALVRLTDAFWTDARRELDAIDTFAEQLAAGVRIGRGAYDDPGALLIRLRAEEPEEFALCTGAGVSGLIPDLASFWRPYVEAAAARGEIHPDHDLAQVSEWVARVLISLGTIHGDTIDPDDRAAVLSHVRRFILPGLTADPGTA is encoded by the coding sequence GTGACCGAAGCCGCGACGGCGACGGTCGTGGACCGGTTGCTCCACGCCGCGCAGAAATTGCTGGCGGCGAACGGAATCCGGGCCACGACGGTCAGCGAGGTCGCCGAGGAGGCCGGGGTCTCACGCGCCTGGCTCTACCGGCACTTCCCCGACAAGACGACCCTGCTCGGTGCCGCGCTCGTCCGGCTGACCGACGCGTTCTGGACCGACGCACGCCGCGAGCTGGACGCGATCGACACCTTCGCCGAACAGCTCGCGGCGGGGGTTCGCATCGGCAGGGGCGCCTACGACGATCCCGGCGCACTGCTCATCCGGCTACGGGCCGAGGAGCCCGAGGAATTCGCCTTGTGCACCGGCGCGGGCGTCTCCGGCCTGATCCCCGACTTGGCATCCTTCTGGCGCCCCTACGTCGAGGCCGCGGCCGCGCGCGGCGAGATCCACCCCGATCACGACCTAGCTCAGGTCTCCGAATGGGTGGCGCGCGTACTGATCAGCCTGGGCACGATCCACGGTGACACCATCGACCCCGACGACCGGGCCGCGGTGCTGAGTCACGTGCGTCGCTTCATCCTTCCCGGCCTGACGGCGGATCCCGGCACTGCCTGA